The Nitratidesulfovibrio sp. SRB-5 genome includes a window with the following:
- a CDS encoding PEP-utilizing enzyme, with protein MWWPFSRRANAQPPADTRWRIRALFQNFRRILACNTQAMERMAEMDQALGGAYIFDRAFLEASVHELSRLVHHVVYNLNALTGNGYVALYDRYEELRGALGGVLAAGMDGAGPGSDTGAGAAAGSLSGMVADVRDVDWEQEPTAGFEAACLARLARHHGARIADALVTGTTGCAVLAVGGANAEVVARDLHDRAVRMGSGTASFTLRISAVDETGRPAEREAERTGVAPDMLSPALQDMLRDVTGDAATTGKAGSAHGEVALILPESPLPVSGWLHSHAPMGPVRHAVLVEARFSSGDAAEHAPRVSTDRYALSRVHPFDLLCCEIPQRAANAPLPDGHEPLAPSDSLRGLLRGSALLEPPFLQGLAGLAMAAERLAGQPVELRWGMDPEGRCVLLGVHPSTVRLATNPQDQPEEPADSEGNADDAHAMHILRHGGQTVQMGVAAGGVVRLTEATRPEDCPLGGIGVARAASPNLAPLLGRLAGLVTEFGTTAGHLATVARELRVPAVFGMPGVCDAARPGDIVTLDAGGTVLYQGAVEGLLHTTDANEDLHPAAPEYRTLRRLLRLVAPLDLVDPDAPDFSPAGCRTYHDILHFCHEMSVEALINLRDTRPELAAPRVHRVRLNLPLDLRLLDVGDGVAVPPGMADGAGALSGGDAWMDLSAVRSAPLLAFLDGLRAEGAWSHRPARLRAGDILSGMAGGAGNAANGAGPHAEWAATGANLAIAGRDYLNLTLRLGYHFTVLDVLLSDNPNRNHAYFRFAGGMADPARRVRRAHLVRNVLEELGFATRMRGDMVTGRLRAMEHAALRDAVGALGMLTAFTRQVDTTLNDDADLVRAATDFRLLREHSQRQARG; from the coding sequence ATGTGGTGGCCGTTTTCCAGACGCGCGAACGCGCAGCCCCCGGCGGATACCCGCTGGCGCATCCGGGCGCTGTTCCAGAACTTCCGGCGCATTCTGGCCTGCAACACGCAGGCGATGGAACGCATGGCGGAAATGGACCAAGCCCTCGGCGGCGCGTACATCTTCGACCGGGCCTTTCTGGAGGCTTCGGTGCACGAACTGTCGCGGCTGGTGCATCACGTGGTCTACAACCTCAACGCGCTGACCGGGAACGGTTACGTGGCACTGTACGACAGGTACGAGGAACTGCGCGGTGCGCTGGGCGGCGTGCTGGCGGCGGGCATGGACGGCGCGGGACCGGGTTCGGACACGGGCGCGGGAGCGGCTGCGGGAAGCCTGTCCGGCATGGTTGCGGACGTGCGCGACGTGGATTGGGAGCAGGAACCGACGGCAGGATTCGAGGCGGCATGCCTGGCCCGGCTGGCCCGCCACCACGGGGCGCGCATCGCGGATGCGCTGGTGACGGGCACGACCGGCTGCGCGGTGCTTGCGGTCGGTGGCGCCAACGCCGAAGTCGTTGCGCGAGACCTGCACGACCGGGCCGTGCGGATGGGCAGCGGCACCGCATCCTTCACCCTGCGGATCAGCGCGGTGGACGAGACAGGCCGCCCGGCGGAGCGCGAAGCGGAACGTACCGGGGTGGCCCCCGACATGCTGTCCCCTGCATTGCAGGATATGTTGCGGGACGTGACGGGTGATGCCGCGACGACAGGCAAGGCGGGCAGCGCCCATGGCGAGGTGGCCCTGATCCTGCCGGAATCTCCCCTGCCCGTTTCCGGCTGGCTGCACAGCCACGCGCCCATGGGGCCTGTGCGCCATGCCGTGCTGGTGGAGGCCCGGTTTTCCTCTGGAGACGCAGCGGAGCACGCCCCCCGCGTGTCCACCGACCGCTACGCCCTGTCGCGGGTGCATCCCTTCGACCTGCTGTGTTGCGAAATTCCCCAACGCGCCGCCAATGCCCCCCTGCCGGACGGCCACGAGCCGCTGGCTCCTTCCGATTCGCTGCGCGGCCTGCTGCGCGGCTCCGCCCTGCTGGAGCCGCCCTTCCTGCAGGGGCTGGCCGGCTTGGCCATGGCGGCGGAACGCCTGGCCGGGCAACCGGTGGAACTACGCTGGGGCATGGACCCGGAGGGACGCTGCGTGCTGCTGGGGGTTCACCCGTCCACGGTGCGGCTGGCGACAAACCCGCAGGACCAGCCGGAGGAACCAGCCGATTCGGAAGGCAACGCGGACGACGCCCACGCCATGCACATACTGCGGCACGGCGGACAGACCGTACAGATGGGCGTGGCCGCGGGCGGCGTGGTGCGCCTGACGGAAGCCACCAGACCGGAGGACTGCCCGCTGGGCGGCATCGGCGTGGCGCGCGCCGCCTCGCCCAACCTGGCCCCCCTGCTTGGCAGGCTGGCCGGGCTGGTCACCGAATTCGGCACCACCGCCGGTCATCTGGCCACCGTGGCGCGCGAACTGCGCGTACCCGCCGTGTTCGGCATGCCCGGCGTGTGCGACGCAGCCAGGCCAGGCGACATCGTCACCCTGGACGCAGGCGGCACGGTGCTCTACCAGGGCGCGGTGGAAGGGCTGCTGCACACCACGGACGCGAACGAAGACCTGCACCCCGCCGCGCCGGAATACCGCACCCTGCGCCGCCTGCTGCGTCTGGTGGCCCCGCTGGACCTGGTGGACCCCGACGCGCCCGACTTTTCTCCGGCGGGCTGCCGCACCTACCACGACATCCTGCACTTCTGCCACGAAATGTCCGTGGAGGCGCTGATCAACCTGCGCGACACCCGCCCCGAACTGGCTGCGCCGCGCGTGCACAGGGTACGGCTGAACCTGCCGCTGGACCTGCGCCTGCTGGACGTGGGCGACGGCGTGGCCGTGCCGCCCGGCATGGCGGACGGGGCGGGCGCACTGTCGGGGGGCGACGCATGGATGGACCTGTCCGCCGTGCGCAGCGCGCCCCTGCTGGCCTTTCTGGACGGGTTGCGCGCAGAGGGCGCGTGGTCCCACCGCCCTGCCCGGCTGCGCGCGGGCGACATCCTGTCCGGGATGGCTGGCGGGGCGGGCAATGCCGCGAACGGGGCCGGACCGCATGCAGAGTGGGCCGCCACCGGGGCCAACCTGGCCATCGCCGGGCGCGACTACCTCAACCTCACCCTGCGTCTCGGCTACCATTTCACCGTGCTGGACGTGCTGCTGAGCGACAATCCCAACCGCAACCACGCCTATTTCCGCTTTGCGGGGGGCATGGCCGATCCGGCCCGGCGGGTGCGCCGCGCCCATCTTGTACGCAACGTGCTGGAAGAGCTTGGCTTCGCCACCCGCATGCGCGGCGACATGGTCACCGGCAGGCTGCGCGCCATGGAACACGCCGCCCTGCGCGACGCCGTGGGCGCGCTGGGCATGCTGACGGCCTTTACCCGGCAGGTGGACACCACCTTGAACGACGACGCCGACCTGGTGCGCGCGGCCACGGATTTCCGCCTGCTGCGCGAACATTCGCAGCGGCAGGCACGGGGTTGA
- a CDS encoding response regulator has product MPSRLRILVLDDEPIVCKRLKPAFQKAGYEVETYTDSAAALRRIEETAFDVVVTDLKMEGADGLQVVERTHQILPQARIVVITGFATLDTAKESFRKGAFDFVAKPFKLGDILDCVRRIEAELRGGGSTGNGM; this is encoded by the coding sequence ATGCCGTCACGACTGCGCATCCTGGTGCTTGACGACGAACCCATCGTCTGCAAGCGGCTGAAACCCGCCTTCCAGAAGGCGGGCTACGAGGTGGAGACCTACACCGACAGCGCCGCTGCCCTGCGGCGCATAGAAGAAACCGCGTTCGACGTGGTGGTCACGGACCTGAAGATGGAAGGGGCCGACGGCCTGCAGGTGGTGGAACGTACCCACCAGATACTGCCGCAGGCGCGCATCGTGGTCATTACCGGGTTCGCCACGCTGGACACGGCCAAGGAATCGTTCCGCAAGGGCGCGTTCGACTTCGTGGCCAAGCCGTTCAAGCTGGGCGACATTCTGGACTGCGTACGGCGCATCGAGGCGGAGTTGCGCGGCGGGGGCAGCACCGGAAACGGCATGTAG